From the genome of Primulina eburnea isolate SZY01 chromosome 12, ASM2296580v1, whole genome shotgun sequence, one region includes:
- the LOC140808376 gene encoding U-box domain-containing protein 35-like: MWLPNSNGSANIGKGGRNGLVALAIDKDKASQHALKWAIGNLLKKGQTIVLIHVIKRSSSASHGNNHYTNDLNGATNGNIQVLDHQTKELFLTFHCFCARKDIQCFDVVLEDTEIVKGITEYLAHAAIENMVLGASRHGFIKRLKMVDIPTCVSKAAPDFCTVYVISKTKISSVRNASRLAPFTSPLKVQILQMQEQACGDVFPDLHPKRLPSMKARRTPSKVAVAETDIFRSPLLRGKGYTGKLLRELTESDTDISFISSDRPSTDRMSSVISDGTDSGRICRVSTSSESSFGSIRSGTEFSMSSIESDDVESEMKRLKLELQKTMDMYSTACREALTAKQKAVELRQWRVDEERRLEEARVAEAAGRLIAEEERAEYKAALEKAQAAQRVAEMESKKRVNAEMKAIQEVEENEKAVTISTLRYRRYSIEEIEKATEYFTESRKIGEGGYGPVYKCYLDHTLVAVKVLRPDAAQGRSQFQQEVEVLSCMRHPNLVLLLGACPEYGCLVYEYMGNGSLDDCLFRRGTTRALSWPFRFKIAAEIATALHFLHQTKPEPLVHRDLKPGNILLDQNYVSKIGDVGLARLVPPNAADGVTQYRMTSTAGTFSYIDPEYQQTGMLGVKSDVYSLGIVLLQILTSKPAMGLAHQAGQAIEKGTLAEMLDPSVPDWPLEEASSLAALAVKCAELRRKDRPDLGKVVLPELNKLREFAEENMAHYLVAGAAAPCPNHSCTSKNLEIKSDPHVHFQHSDPIVRSTSTSLPGKLSAETTE; the protein is encoded by the exons ATGTGGCTTCCGAATTCGAATGGGAGTGCAAATATCGGGAAGGGTGGGCGAAATGGCCTGGTTGCATTAGCCATAGATAAGGATAAAGCGAGCCAACATGCACTCAAATGGGCAATTGGGAATCTCCTTAAAAAAGGCCAAACCATCGTATTGATTCATGTCATCAAGAGATCGTCATCAGCTTCAC ATGGTAATAACCATTACACTAATGATCTCAATGGTGCCACAAATGGGAACATTCAAGTTCTTGACCATCAAACCAAAGAGTTGTTCCTCACCTTCCACTGCTTTTGTGCTCGAAAAGAT ATACAATGCTTTGATGTAGTGCTAGAGGACACTGAAATAGTGAAAGGTATAACAGAGTACCTCGCACATGCTGCAATCGAAAACATGGTTCTTGGTGCATCCCGCCATGGATTTATCAA GCGGTTGAAAATGGTAGACATTCCTACTTGTGTATCGAAAGCGGCACCAGATTTCTGCACTGTTTATGTTATCTCGAAAACGAAGATCTCGTCTGTGAGGAATGCTTCTCGTCTCGCACCATTCACTTCCCCACTTAAAGTTCAAATTCTTCAAATGCAAGAGCAGGCTTGTGGTGATGTGTTCCCTGATTTGCATCCGAAGCGTCTGCCTAGCATGAAAG CAAGGAGGACACCAAGCAAGGTTGCAGTTGCAGAGACTGATATATTCAG GTCACCATTATTAAGAGGAAAAGGTTACACTGGGAAGTTGCTCAGGGAACTCACAGAATCCGATACTGACATATCATTCATAAGCTCTGATAGGCCGAGCACGGATCGAATGTCTAGTGTAATATCCGATGGCACAGATTCTGGTAGAATATGTCGAGTGTCGACCAGCTCAGAAAGTAGTTTTGGATCAATACGCTCGGGCACTGAATTTTCAATGTCCTCCATTGAAAGT GATGAtgtggaatctgagatgaaaaGGCTGAAGCTTGAGCTGCAGAAAACCATGGACATGTATAGCACGGCATGTCGGGAAGCTTTAACGGCAAAACAAAAG GCTGTGGAGCTTCGCCAATGGAGAGTAGACGAAGAACGAAGACTAGAAGAAGCTCGGGTGGCAGAGGCAGCAGGACGACTGATTGCTGAAGAAGAGAGAGCTGAGTACAAAGCGGCATTGGAGAAGGCTCAAGCTGCTCAGAGAGTTGCTGAAATGGAATCCAAAAAGAGAGTCAATGCCGAAAtgaaagccattcaagaagttgaagagAATGAGAAGGCGGTGACCATATCGACATTGAGATACAGAAGATACAGCATTGAAGAAATTGAAAAGGCGACAGAGTATTTCACGGAGTCGCGTAAAATTGGTGAAGGTGGATATGGACCAGTCTACAAGTGTTACCTTGATCATACACTGGTGGCGGTTAAGGTCTTACGCCCCGACGCTGCCCAAGGAAGATCACAATTTCAGCAAGAG GTTGAAGTTCTTAGTTGCATGAGACATCCAAATTTGGTTCTACTCCTTGGAGCATGTCCTGAATACGGTTGTCTAGTATACGAATACATGGGCAATGGTAGCTTGGACGATTGTCTCTTCAGGAGAGGAACTACCCGTGCCCTTTCATGGCCGTTTCGTTTCAAAATCGCGGCGGAGATAGCCACGGCCCTACACTTTCTTCACCAGACGAAGCCCGAGCCTTTAGTACATCGTGATCTCAAACCGGGCAACATTCTTCTCGACCAGAACTACGTTAGCAAAATCGGCGATGTTGGACTGGCAAGACTCGTCCCGCCTAACGCAGCCGATGGTGTAACACAATACCGAATGACATCAACAGCCGGAACATTCAGCTACATCGATCCCGAATATCAACAAACCGGCATGCTCGGGGTGAAATCCGACGTCTATTCTCTTGGGATCGTGCTTCTACAAATATTGACGTCAAAACCGGCGATGGGTTTAGCTCATCAAGCGGGCCAGGCTATCGAGAAGGGGACGTTAGCCGAGATGCTCGATCCGTCTGTCCCTGATTGGCCTCTTGAAGAGGCCTCATCCTTGGCAGCGCTGGCTGTAAAATGTGCAGAACTGAGGAGGAAAGATAGACCGGACTTGGGCAAGGTCGTCTTGCCGGAGCTTAACAAATTGAGGGAATTTGCCGAAGAAAACATGGCACATTATCTTGTGGCCGGGGCCGCTGCTCCATGCCCAAATCACAGCTGTACTTCCAAGAATTTG GAAATCAAGAGCGATCCTCACGTGCATTTTCAGCATAGCGATCCAATTGTCCGTTCAACTTCAACGTCTCTACCAGGGAAGCTATCTGCAG AAACTACTGAATGA